A stretch of the Bacillus sp. B-jedd genome encodes the following:
- a CDS encoding small multi-drug export protein: MFLTYLIIFLLAAIPFFEVAMIVPIAIIGGIPAVPVIIIAFLGNLLTIILLIVFIDSIRNWRKKKKSNEEINEPKSHRRAKKIWGKYGLPGLAFIGPFFVGTHLTALLAVTFGGTRKNTLVLMTASIAFWAISLGTAAYLGFDFLVKDEDDFGFITRLLNQ, from the coding sequence TTGTTTTTAACATATTTGATTATCTTTTTGTTGGCAGCCATTCCGTTTTTTGAAGTAGCAATGATCGTACCAATTGCAATTATCGGCGGTATTCCGGCAGTTCCAGTTATTATTATTGCATTTTTAGGGAACTTATTAACGATAATTTTACTTATCGTATTTATTGACTCGATCCGCAATTGGCGTAAAAAGAAAAAATCCAATGAAGAAATAAATGAACCCAAAAGTCATCGGCGTGCGAAGAAAATATGGGGGAAATATGGTTTACCAGGTTTAGCGTTTATAGGTCCTTTTTTTGTTGGTACCCATTTAACAGCACTATTAGCTGTGACATTTGGCGGTACTCGTAAGAATACTTTAGTATTGATGACAGCAAGTATTGCCTTTTGGGCAATTTCCCTTGGAACTGCAGCGTATTTGGGCTTTGATTTTTTGGTGAAAGATGAAGATGATTTTGGTTTTATCACAAGACTATTAAATCAATAA